Proteins encoded by one window of Flavobacterium sp. N502540:
- the queG gene encoding tRNA epoxyqueuosine(34) reductase QueG translates to MTINSKETYSKFIKAEAKRLGFLSCGISKAGFLEEEAPRLEKWLNNNHHGQMGYMENYFDKRLDPTLLVDDAKSVVSLLLNYYPTETQTDESFKISKYAYGQDYHFVIKEKLKEFLHSIQENIGEVSGRAFVDSAPVLDRAWAAKSGLGWIGKSGNLLTQKVGSFYFIAELILDLDLEYDHATTDHCGSCTACIDACPTQAIVAPHVVDGSKCISYYTIELKENIPHEMKGKFDEWMFGCDTCQDVCPWNRFSKPHSEPLFNPNPELLSFSKKDWIEITEETFRLVFKNSPIKRTKFDGLKRNILFLE, encoded by the coding sequence ATGACAATCAATTCTAAAGAGACCTATTCAAAATTTATAAAAGCTGAAGCCAAGAGGCTTGGTTTTCTTTCTTGTGGAATATCCAAAGCAGGATTTCTGGAAGAGGAGGCGCCGCGTCTTGAAAAATGGTTAAACAACAACCATCATGGGCAGATGGGGTATATGGAGAACTATTTTGACAAACGTCTGGATCCTACTTTATTAGTAGATGATGCCAAGAGTGTAGTGTCGCTTTTACTAAATTATTACCCAACAGAAACCCAGACCGACGAAAGTTTTAAAATTTCGAAATATGCCTACGGTCAGGATTATCATTTTGTGATTAAAGAAAAATTAAAAGAATTTTTACACTCGATTCAGGAAAATATAGGAGAAGTATCAGGCCGCGCTTTTGTAGATTCGGCACCCGTTTTAGATCGGGCCTGGGCAGCAAAAAGCGGACTGGGCTGGATTGGTAAAAGCGGTAACCTGCTAACTCAAAAAGTAGGATCCTTTTATTTCATAGCCGAACTTATTCTGGATTTAGATTTAGAGTACGACCATGCTACAACAGATCATTGCGGATCATGTACCGCCTGTATTGATGCCTGTCCCACACAGGCAATAGTGGCTCCTCACGTAGTCGACGGCAGTAAATGTATTTCGTATTACACGATCGAACTCAAAGAAAACATACCTCATGAAATGAAGGGAAAGTTTGATGAATGGATGTTTGGCTGTGATACCTGTCAGGATGTTTGTCCGTGGAATCGGTTCTCAAAGCCGCATTCCGAACCTTTATTCAATCCTAATCCGGAACTACTTTCCTTTTCTAAAAAGGATTGGATCGAAATTACCGAGGAAACTTTTCGGTTAGTTTTTAAAAATTCCCCTATCAAAAGAACCAAATTTGATGGCTTAAAACGCAATATTCTCTTTCTTGAATAA